The region CAGCTTCTTCTCTCCTTTCCTAGCGGCCCTCATGGCCCCAGCCAGGGGGTCGGTCCAGCCGTCGTCTGAGCCTTCATGGTAGCGCAAACGAAGCGTATTCTGGATGACCAGCCTCTCCGCCAGGAAGGTGGCAAAGTACCACAGCACGGCGTACTCGGCTGCCACCAAACCCATGAAATTATACCGTAATTTGGAGTAGTTCCAGGGGCAGGCACCCAGGCGCCGCAGCAGCAAGCCAGTGCTCAGCTCCCACAAGTATATCCACAGAGTGTAGACCAGGCATCGAACCACCACATTGACACGGTCTCGCAGACGCAGGAAGATGCGCTCCATGGCCAGCATGCACGTTCCGTAGAGGACGAAGGCCCACAAACTGCTGGTGCCGGGGAACTTCCAGTTCCGGTGCACAACGAACTCCCAGCACGCCGTGAAGATCACCTCGCACACAAAGCCGTGGATGGCGTAAAGGTACCACCGGCACAGCGCTGAAAGCGGCGGCGGAGGCGCCAGGATGGACATGGTCGCCATTGCGACGCGGCTGGTAGACTCAGGGCCCAGGTCTAAAAAGAGAAACTAGTTAGTTGCACCTCACCAAAATTAGCATCGAATTGAAGATCGCTTAGAATCGGCCCTCCCATTATCTACCACTGTCAACATAGCCAATGAGTCAAAAAATTGCAGTTAAACTCTTaaacaccatttaaaaaaagaaaaaaaatgtcctccagtTAAATGGCTcagtgctccagcaccctcaggcgtgtatatatgtgcccATATTATATAATGTGATCAagtttcaaaatgtaaatgGTTTCTTACTTTTAAAACAAGTATTATGACTCTGCCCCATGCTCACACTTAATTGTGTTTGGGGATGGATTTCAGTTAATTCTCACCCACCGAAAACTCCAGCAGACTGCATGCTTGCTTATGTCAACTGACATGAATATTGCACACCTGAACGCACCACGGGCGGAGTCCCCGTTGCTTTGAAAGCAAACGCGAAAGAACGATTAAAACGACCTTCCTATGCGGCGATGTGATGGTGCCTTGAACGTCACACGCATTTAAAACCCCTTTAAAACGGGATAAGAGGCCACGCCATTGTTCATTCATGACGTTGAAAACGCCTGACGAAATTCGACAAATGTGACGCAAAAACAAATGAGTGACTCACCATCGCGTCACCGGACAAGCGGTGAGCCCACGGCCGGCGAAGGAGCATGATGGGCGGCTGCCTGCCTGGTGTTAGTCGGTCTCCGGTTAAAGTGTGCAACAGTCAAAGTTAAACGACATAACACAAGCACAATTACCAACCTACTATCACAAACAGATCCTATTtcataattatattttaatagttAATTTGGtagcatttatatttattttggctGAACTGATTTGAAATTTTAGACAATATTTCAGCCTCTTTCCCCATGTTAACCGAAACTAATCACTAACgtaatgaaaaaatgtcaaatgataaaaataagaatatttgctgttttttcttattaataAAACCTGCTTTAAATAGTATTATATTATAGTTGTCAAATTATTTGATAATCAATATGGCCATTTGAAGGGAACCAAAACTAAAATGCTTTCCACAACAAAAGTTGAGTTTGCTAGTCTACAAATATCAATTCATTAATTTACGCTGCCATAGAGATTCAATCAAATCTCCATCAACGGCACTGACACAAGATCCTTCACTGTCATCCTTCCCAGTTGAAAGTAACTGGACACCcatcactaaaaaaaaaggaatgatgTGCAAATCAATCTtcacttttttaatgacattattGAAGCATAGATGCATTACTTGTGAAAAAGGTAGAAAAAACAGCGAGTCCTTCTCAATAAGTTAAACCTTTCTTGGCCCAAAGAATGATTCGGGCCCAACACGCCAAACTCAAGATTCTTgtaaagcattcttttttttcttattttttttctttttttaaattcaaaatgtcaacactaacagaacaaaacaaacaaacgaaaaaaaatggagttaacTTTGATGAAACAAAAGTGCATGTCCTCACAAGGGAGTTTGGAATaataaattgttaaaataagaaaagaaaaaaataacatacgaCTTGCGAGTGGCTTATCTTACAGtccttccacattttttttacaagcatTCCTCATGAAACATTTGACCGCTAAAGAACAAGAAGCCTAATTATAGTcggtaaaaataataaacaaacaatcTGACATTGTAATTATAACAACAAGAAGTGTGAGTAATAAACACAGTCCTGTACAAAGAGATGAACCGTCGGACAGCtgacggagaaaaaaaaaaaagcacaattgaCTCCTTCTGCGATTGAGCCTTTTCGTGGAACGTGACTTGTTACGCcctctgaaagagaaagaacacgACTCAACCCATTTCTTTTGAGTTAAATGAGTATTACAAAAGCAAAACTGACCTACCAAGTGAGGGCGGGCGGACGCTGGACGTCCCCGAAGAGCGTTCAGTCCAGTTGGTGCACCTCGTCACGAATGGTAGCCGAAGGCCGGCTGACGTCGCTTATGCGTTTGGCCATGATGTCCCACTGTGGGGTCAAAGCTTTGGATTTCATGCCTGTCAATGAACAAGAAAAGATGTCAAACATCTAGCAAACTTTTGGCTATAACCTTCAGCTAAAATATGACATGGCAATTAAAATAATCTATATCTACAAAATACATCTTTGTGAAAAATTTGGATTGAAACAGCAACTTCGtatattttcaccaaaataaatGTTCCTGTTAAAATCCATATATACgccaaagcaaacaaaaaattgCAAGTTTTAAAGTGTATACCCTGGAAGATGGAGAGCAATTATTATGCTATTCCTAATTCCTAACCAGTTTGCCAGGCCAAACCTCGGCAAGGACAGGACAGCAGCCTCCTCTTGTTCAAGCGCTGTTACCCTGGCAACATGGATGGGAGCCTCCAGCAAACGCCAGCAAGATTTGTCAGtccgtctttttttccccctccactAGTCCACTAGGGACTTACAAAGTAGGGCACAACTACTCGCAACGGCGTCCTTCTCCCCAAATTGGAAGGCTTTACTACTCTACACCACACTGGGtattaaaatgattgaaatcCTTTCAtcacaaagaagaaaatgaaaaaaattcaatcaacATGACTAGCAAAAAGTCGGAATGATACATGAAAACaaacgaaaaaaaatctaatagaaTTACTTGTTCCtcgtgctatttaaaaaaaaaaaacacaacaccagtcaaaatggatgaaaCGTCTTGTACTGTCAGTAGAAGTGAAAATGACCAAATTAAAGGTGATTACTTTCTCGGTGAGTGTAATGAAAAATGAGAACTGCTTGCAAACTGCTTATTTTCAAGAGCCTTACCATCAAGTCCATTGTGCTGTTCATAGCTGCGCTTTCCCAAGATGGTGGGGGAGCCATTGTTGAGGATGGGGGAGGACTTGATGGGCGTCAGGCTACCCGTGGAGATGGACACTCCCCGGGTGGGCACCTCCACTTTGGCTGGACGGGGGTGTGCTTCTATTTGACGACACCATCGGGACACAAAGATATTTTATTGTGTAATGTTAATTCAAAAACTATTTGAATATCATCACCCTATTAAAATGATCaccttagtcatttttttaagaaaacatttgtccAATATGATATTTACAAACAACCTTAATGAAAATGGTAGAATGTAAATCGTGAGCGGATGatttagacaaaaaaacattttggggaaaaaaatgacttcagcAATTATTTCAACAGGGTAATAATATATGTGATATGACTAGAGCAATTAAACTTTACCTAGATATCGAACCACGGACTCAAGAGGCTTCCGCTCTGTGGGTTTGAGCGGCGAAGGCTTCCCCGGGTCTTTATCTGGCAACCGCAATGCACCTATGGACACATTTAAGTCATTGGTTGggcttcccagttcaaatggattggtttgtctatcaccgtcaatggcacaaaaACATAAACACGTCCTTACATTCAGCCTTGATGGCAGCCGTGTTGACGGGAATGTAGGGGTGGCGGCCCAGGTGGCGCGGCTTGATGATGTCCTGGCAAAGGCGGCGCGCCACCCGCGTGAGCGCGGTGGTCTGCAAGTAAAACGCCTGTCGCGTCTTGACGGCAAACTTTGGGCTGCCGCTGTGTCGCAGAGGCACGCCGTGGGGACTCTAAAAGCGACACGGAGTGTGTCATGTCTGATGCCTTGTGAAATTCAAAGCGTGCATGTGTGTACCAAGCTGCTGCGGTTGGGTCCAGGCCGCTCCCCGTCCAGCCGGGTGGGCATCTTTAATCCGCCATACTTTTTCCAGTAAGTCCAGCAGGAGGCGCAGAGGCGACATTGCATGTTGGGAGGCCCCCACGAGTACCACTGGTAAGAACTGTTGACTGCACAGAAAGCAGCAATTTGTTTTGGAGGAAACTATCCTTTagataatatattttatattggcAAAGACATATAACAAGTAATAGGCGTACTGTAGCAACTTTCGCAGGCTCGAGCGATTGGTGGAGGGTTTTGCCCTGGAACCGGCTGTCCCGGTTGTCCGGGGACGGGGGCTCCATTGGCCCCGTTAACAAGGGCCACCGGCTTTGGGTTGTTGCTGCTCAGCTGGTTGGGGTTTGGCTTGTTGCTATGATAAAAAGGCGGAAAAGGTGTATGGCCAAATGTCAATTCCTTCCAAATGCTTTATCCAGATTAGCATCAGTATGGGAATATAAATGCAGTTGTTTCGGATGACTAAAAAATGCTGACAGCTACAATGTTTACAATTGTAATGTGTGTGATGTGACTATTATTAGAAACCCTAATTCAGAACTCAACCAGCCAGATCACAGGatgaagggttatttttcacTCTTTTTGTTCACAACATAGTCTACTTACTAGTTGGGGATGTACACCTGCTTTAACTTGCTTTCGGCTTCAGCTGCCTTTAATCTTTTCTGAAAGgcaaaaggaaaagaaagaaaaactcattggctgccattgatggcgacataaaaaaatgaattcttcTCACATTAACTGTGTCATATCAACATTTATAACACTGGCAGTAAGGACACAGATTGACAACTTAgctacttatttaaaaaaataagtgtacATTTTAAGTGCTGAAAGGACctttctcccaaaaaattaCCTGCTGCACATATCTGTCAGTCGTCTTCCACATGTAATAATACTCAATGATGCTGGTCAGGGACTTCCACGGTAACTGGAAGTAGAACAAAGAGGCCAAAACATAACAATTTAAAGAGAGTAGAACCAAAAGCAAACTAGAGACCACGCCCATAATGGCGGCTTGTTGTTTAACCAGAAGGCCAAGTATGGAAGCACGTTGAGCGGCGCCTGCAGCAAACCTCCACCAGATGTCAGAGTGATGCACATGAGAGAGAAAGCCAGAAAAAAAGGCACACCGTCCACTCACAAAATCTTGCTGGATGTCTGTGAAGTCCTTGCCGTATTTCTCCAAGGCCTCCTCGAACAGGTTGGCCTCCGAGGCGCTCCACTCCTCCATCTCGTCGCGGCACAGCACCGGGCCGCCCTGAGGCACCAGCGCCGCGATGGCCCGCGTGACATCGTAACCCGTGCCGTGCAGGGTGTCCATGGCGTGGAACTTAAAAGCCAAAGAAAACCATGTTCAATACAGGCGCCAATTTAACCATGGGGCCCACTTCTACATGCACTCACCAAAGTGATGTCTCTTGAAGCTGCGGCGGCGCTCATGTGCAGGCTGGGTTGCCGCACAGAGCTGCTGCAGTCCAACGCTCGGGCGAACGTGCCCACCGACCTAAgcagaaaacacattttggagTCATTTTTAGAAAGTACAAGTGGAAGAAATGACAAATAATGAATTAACATGGAACACCTACCGAGCTACAACTAAAAACTGGTCAATCTGCTTCTCGGTCAGCGAGCTACTGGGCTCCCAGATCTTTTCCTCCAGTTTTTCCAGATCCCTGGCATCTTCCTCGCCTACATACACAAACAAGGTGAtgacatttcccccctttagagATTACCCTGATGTGTTTTGCGTAGTGTAGTGAAACTCGGGGGAAGAAACCTGTCCAACCTGAAAACTAAATGaaggaaaatgtcattaaagGGGCTTTTGTTATTAAGCAGCTTGGCGTCTCTCGCCCATGGTGCGCCAATTGCAATCCCACCTGCTATGATCTCCATTTAGGTTTAATAGCCCATTGAACATGGGAGTTGTAGAGtgaaatacaagtaaaatagtaataaattcatgttataacgtGGATTTTTTTGAAGGAATTATCAGTTAAATTAATAATGAGGAGAGGGATGAAGTATAGATCAAATAAGTAGAAGAAAAGtttttaaaagtgaaatatGACATTTGACAAAAGAAACTACTGCATATTTAATTataatacagaatagtgaaaacaCCTATTAGGTTTGGTCCATTATGTCTAtataagttattaaaaaaatattttccacaagTTATGGCTATTCAATTCAGCCAAAATATACTGCACTTTTTAGAATATTATTACAAGGCCGAAATCATAGAAAGTCTAAACTCTTGTGCTTCTTCCACCCAAGGAATCTAATTCAGAAGTCCTATTCATCCTTCATTTGCGTACCAATTGTCTAGAAAATTGGTAAATTTGCAAAAATACTGCCAATAGTTAATTCCCACCTTCATTCAGTAGGTCGGTAATGTCGGCCTGGTACTTGTTGCCCACCCGAATCTCCCCTTTGTCGGCTAGCAGGGTCTTCTGCTGAGGGTCGTACACCAACGAGTAGAAGAAAGCGTCCTGGAAACATGCAAAGATATAAACTGAGTTGTCTGTCCTCTGGTAAACGGCAGCAGTCGAACTCTGTAAATATGCACGACTGGTTTAAATGAACACACCTCTCTTTCCAGGTAGGACTTTAGCGCTTCTGTCTCATTCAGCAGCGTCACACAGCATTTCCCCCTGGAGGTTAATGACATGAGAAGAGTAGCTGAGTTACTTCATTATAGGAGAAATGCCAAGGACAATGTGAGCGTGTagcattggctgctattgatggcaatagacaccCGACTGAACCTGAAatgtttcccccccaaaaaaactgaaaattgaaaTTCAACTCACAAATAAGTTTCTATTGGCTCCCAATGACAGTGAATAGAACTCACAAATCTGTACCCATATACAGACATTCAATTGACAGAGATATATGTCAAATATAGTTGCACACACCCTGAAACTAAATATTCTCACAGTATTCAAATCAACAATTTATCTGTTTTTGAGGAGGAAATAATG is a window of Stigmatopora nigra isolate UIUO_SnigA chromosome 13, RoL_Snig_1.1, whole genome shotgun sequence DNA encoding:
- the mta1 gene encoding metastasis-associated protein MTA1 → MAANMYRVGDYVYFENSSSNPLLIRRIEELNKTANGNVEAKVVCFYRRRDISSTLIALADKHARELEEEMENPEMTDLPEKQKHQLRHRELFLSRQLESLPATHIRGKCCVTLLNETEALKSYLEREDAFFYSLVYDPQQKTLLADKGEIRVGNKYQADITDLLNEGEEDARDLEKLEEKIWEPSSSLTEKQIDQFLVVARSVGTFARALDCSSSVRQPSLHMSAAAASRDITLFHAMDTLHGTGYDVTRAIAALVPQGGPVLCRDEMEEWSASEANLFEEALEKYGKDFTDIQQDFLPWKSLTSIIEYYYMWKTTDRYVQQKRLKAAEAESKLKQVYIPNYNKPNPNQLSSNNPKPVALVNGANGAPVPGQPGQPVPGQNPPPIARACESCYINSSYQWYSWGPPNMQCRLCASCWTYWKKYGGLKMPTRLDGERPGPNRSSLSPHGVPLRHSGSPKFAVKTRQAFYLQTTALTRVARRLCQDIIKPRHLGRHPYIPVNTAAIKAECALRLPDKDPGKPSPLKPTERKPLESVVRYLEAHPRPAKVEVPTRGVSISTGSLTPIKSSPILNNGSPTILGKRSYEQHNGLDGMKSKALTPQWDIMAKRISDVSRPSATIRDEVHQLD
- the tmem229b gene encoding transmembrane protein 229b isoform X2, with the translated sequence MQSAGVFDLGPESTSRVAMATMSILAPPPPLSALCRWYLYAIHGFVCEVIFTACWEFVVHRNWKFPGTSSLWAFVLYGTCMLAMERIFLRLRDRVNVVVRCLVYTLWIYLWELSTGLLLRRLGACPWNYSKLRYNFMGLVAAEYAVLWYFATFLAERLVIQNTLRLRYHEGSDDGWTDPLAGAMRAARKGEKKLRDSGIGSLFKWD
- the tmem229b gene encoding transmembrane protein 229b isoform X1, producing the protein MGQSHNTCFKNLGPESTSRVAMATMSILAPPPPLSALCRWYLYAIHGFVCEVIFTACWEFVVHRNWKFPGTSSLWAFVLYGTCMLAMERIFLRLRDRVNVVVRCLVYTLWIYLWELSTGLLLRRLGACPWNYSKLRYNFMGLVAAEYAVLWYFATFLAERLVIQNTLRLRYHEGSDDGWTDPLAGAMRAARKGEKKLRDSGIGSLFKWD